The following are from one region of the Thermodesulfobacteriota bacterium genome:
- a CDS encoding NTP transferase domain-containing protein codes for MKASLPVRGLILAAGKGTRMKSDLAKVLHPIWGKPMLEHVLAAVNGLELAGLAVVVGHQADRVQEALAGRNLAFVLQERQNGTGHAVLCAEPVLGREGGLTLILCGDTPLIRTETLKAFLAQHQERRPLVTLMTTELAEPFGYGRIVHTAGGAVCRIVEEKDASPEERRIRTINAGIYCADTAFLFAALARVGTDNSQGEVYLTDIVSQATAGGGRVDTFPCADPMEVLGVNSRRELAQAGRVLQERLNRQHMAAGVTMADPATVWIQGEVAIGPDTVLEPQVLLKGPATIGRGCHLGPFLVLERCRLGDGVRVGPFNHLVDCQLPAGATVPPGLPAGNNL; via the coding sequence ATGAAGGCCTCACTCCCGGTCCGGGGACTGATCCTTGCCGCCGGCAAGGGAACGCGCATGAAGTCGGATCTGGCCAAGGTCTTGCACCCCATCTGGGGCAAGCCCATGCTGGAGCATGTCCTTGCCGCCGTGAACGGTTTGGAGCTGGCCGGCCTGGCGGTGGTGGTGGGCCACCAGGCGGATCGGGTGCAAGAGGCGCTGGCCGGCCGGAACCTGGCCTTCGTGCTTCAGGAGCGCCAGAACGGCACCGGTCACGCAGTCTTGTGTGCCGAGCCGGTCCTGGGGCGAGAGGGCGGCCTCACCCTGATCCTGTGCGGGGACACCCCGCTCATCCGCACCGAGACCCTCAAGGCCTTTCTGGCCCAGCACCAGGAGCGCCGGCCTCTGGTGACGCTCATGACCACCGAGCTGGCCGAGCCCTTTGGCTACGGCCGGATCGTGCACACGGCCGGCGGGGCGGTGTGCCGCATCGTCGAGGAGAAGGACGCCAGCCCGGAGGAGCGTCGCATCCGCACGATCAACGCCGGCATCTACTGCGCGGACACCGCCTTCCTCTTCGCCGCCTTGGCCAGGGTGGGCACCGATAACAGCCAGGGTGAGGTCTATCTGACCGACATCGTCAGCCAGGCTACGGCCGGGGGCGGCAGGGTGGACACCTTCCCCTGCGCCGACCCCATGGAGGTCCTGGGGGTGAATTCCCGACGGGAGCTGGCCCAGGCCGGCCGGGTGCTTCAGGAGCGCCTGAACCGGCAGCACATGGCAGCCGGCGTCACCATGGCGGATCCCGCCACGGTGTGGATCCAGGGGGAGGTGGCTATCGGGCCGGATACCGTGCTTGAGCCGCAGGTCCTCCTCAAGGGGCCGGCCACGATCGGCCGTGGCTGCCATCTGGGACCTTTTCTGGTTCTGGAGCGTTGTCGTCTGGGTGACGGGGTGCGGGTCGGCCCCTTCAACCATCTCGTCGACTGCCAGCTGCCGGCCGGCGCCACCGTTCCACCGGGCCTGCCGGCTGGAAACAACCTCTGA
- a CDS encoding cell division protein ZapA — translation MERLVKFVVLGQEFPLYTSAPEEDVQEILQLVRSQFEAFTQGRAAGLPANKVAVLASLNMADQYIRLRRDFEQYQERVNRWAAQVAAKVEEGLS, via the coding sequence TTGGAGCGACTGGTCAAGTTTGTGGTTCTCGGGCAGGAGTTTCCTCTTTACACCAGTGCGCCGGAAGAGGACGTCCAGGAGATCCTCCAGCTCGTGCGAAGCCAGTTCGAGGCCTTCACCCAGGGGCGAGCCGCCGGCCTGCCAGCCAACAAGGTGGCCGTCCTGGCCAGTCTGAACATGGCTGATCAGTACATCCGCCTGCGGCGGGATTTCGAGCAGTATCAGGAACGGGTCAACCGGTGGGCAGCCCAGGTGGCCGCCAAGGTGGAAGAGGGTCTGTCCTGA
- a CDS encoding cell division protein ZapB, with protein sequence MENQEALVRLEQFVDRLLAACRELKEERAALVRRLEDKERLIAEQGEALAALRDERNVVHSRVSGLLRRMEDWEHSELGDEMAGEAEEVAAVAVPRPSSTEPSRLFSLAEER encoded by the coding sequence ATGGAGAACCAGGAGGCATTGGTTAGGCTGGAGCAGTTTGTGGATAGGCTCCTGGCTGCCTGCCGCGAGCTCAAGGAGGAGCGGGCTGCCCTCGTCCGGCGGCTGGAAGACAAAGAGCGCCTGATCGCCGAGCAGGGGGAGGCGCTGGCCGCATTGCGGGATGAGCGTAATGTGGTGCACAGTCGGGTCAGCGGCCTGTTGCGCCGAATGGAAGACTGGGAGCACAGCGAGCTGGGTGACGAGATGGCCGGCGAGGCGGAGGAGGTGGCGGCGGTGGCAGTGCCGCGGCCGAGCTCGACCGAGCCGTCGCGGTTGTTTTCTTTGGCCGAGGAGCGGTGA
- a CDS encoding ABC transporter substrate-binding protein, with translation MSRRDFLAATGSLALAAGLPASRLWATPVKPREVSIGLFGPSHCAAPFVFTRTKGLFERRQLAVNLVNYPAMPLIAKDLIAGTLDFGQLIVPLAFAIHTGAKPFEQATPLVIPQVGGTNGAALMVAKASNIKAPGDFMGKTLSNHSKLSVHYLLNMMFLEMQGLDWTRDVNFRIIELDDSIEAMQRGDVDSFVMPEPKNAVVEAKGIGTAYMFSKYLWPNHPCCALVTRRQFFEDHRELVTDVTRATTEGGLVANEASNREELVDLLRASSDFRYDQVPKPVLQAAFTPGRSDFFPFPFQSSARVIIEIMKRYGLLAADIDEAKLAAEVFLSDLSRSVLTDLGVQAPATNFRPEKILGKLKEYGA, from the coding sequence TTGTCCCGTCGCGACTTTCTTGCTGCCACCGGCAGCCTGGCCCTGGCCGCCGGACTGCCGGCCAGCCGTCTGTGGGCCACCCCCGTCAAGCCCCGGGAGGTGAGCATCGGCCTCTTCGGGCCATCCCACTGTGCCGCGCCCTTTGTCTTCACCCGGACGAAGGGACTGTTCGAGCGCCGCCAGCTTGCCGTCAACCTGGTGAACTATCCCGCCATGCCCCTCATCGCCAAGGATCTCATCGCCGGCACGCTGGATTTCGGGCAGCTCATCGTGCCGCTGGCCTTCGCTATCCACACCGGCGCCAAGCCGTTCGAGCAGGCGACGCCCCTGGTCATCCCCCAGGTGGGCGGCACCAACGGCGCGGCGCTCATGGTCGCCAAGGCCTCCAACATCAAGGCCCCCGGCGACTTCATGGGCAAGACCCTGTCCAACCACAGCAAGCTGAGCGTGCATTACCTCCTCAACATGATGTTTCTGGAGATGCAGGGCCTGGACTGGACCCGGGATGTCAACTTCCGGATCATCGAGCTGGACGACAGCATCGAGGCCATGCAGCGGGGCGACGTGGACAGCTTCGTCATGCCCGAGCCCAAGAATGCGGTGGTGGAGGCCAAGGGGATCGGCACGGCCTACATGTTCTCCAAGTACCTGTGGCCCAACCACCCCTGCTGCGCCCTGGTCACCCGGCGGCAGTTCTTCGAGGACCACCGGGAGCTGGTCACGGATGTCACCCGGGCCACCACCGAAGGAGGGCTTGTCGCCAACGAGGCCAGCAACCGGGAGGAGCTGGTGGACCTCCTGCGCGCCAGCTCCGACTTCCGCTACGACCAGGTGCCGAAGCCGGTGCTCCAGGCCGCCTTCACCCCCGGCCGCTCCGACTTCTTCCCCTTCCCCTTCCAGAGCTCGGCCCGGGTGATCATCGAGATCATGAAGCGCTACGGCCTCCTGGCGGCAGACATCGACGAGGCGAAGCTGGCCGCCGAGGTTTTCCTGTCCGATCTGTCCCGGTCGGTGCTGACCGATCTCGGCGTCCAGGCACCGGCAACCAACTTCCGGCCGGAGAAGATCCTGGGCAAGCTCAAGGAATACGGGGCCTGA